In Hevea brasiliensis isolate MT/VB/25A 57/8 chromosome 13, ASM3005281v1, whole genome shotgun sequence, a single genomic region encodes these proteins:
- the LOC110636252 gene encoding heparanase-like protein 1 isoform X1 encodes MGFCLSLLFFLASLPIIFAQDVKHATIVVDGTVTTAETDDNFICATLDWWPHDKCDYNQCPWHYSSVINLDLSHPLLAKAIQAFRYLRIRIGGSLQDQVLYDVGNLNSTCHPFRKMKDGLFGFSKGCLHMNRWDELNHLFSRTGAIVTFSLNALHGRHQIRKGVWGGAWDSSNAYDFMNYSVSKGYKLDSWEFGNELSGSGIGASVSAELYGKDVINLKEIIKDLYKKSNFKPSLVAPGGFYNQQWYAKLLQVSGSGIVNVMTHHIYNLGAGYVIYKSEISTYGFESSGVFSSDGLGVDPNLVNKILDPHHLSKISETFSGIVQTIQQNGPWASAWVGESGGAYNSGGRHVSNTFVNSFWYLDQLGMAAKYHTKVYCRQTLIGGNYGLLNTTTFVPNPDYYSALLWHRLMGKGVLAVGSDASPHLRAYAHCSKGRAGITLLLINLSNQTDFIISVRNSMTMRLHVEKKLIQKENSLTRDLKRSVSWVGNEASNGATREEYHLTPKDGYLRSETMVLNGIPLKLTESGDIPRLDPVHNNVNSPIYISPLSISFVVFPNFDAPSCA; translated from the exons ATGGGATTCTGCCTGTCCTTGCTTTTCTTTCTGGCTTCTCTCCCTATCATATTTGCGCAAGATGTTAAACATGCTACAATTGTGGTTGATGGGACTGTCACAACCGCTGAAACTGATGATAATTTCATATGCGCTACCCTTGATTGGTGGCCTCATGATAAGTGTGACTACAACCAATGTCCATGGCACTATTCATCTGTCATAAATTTG GACTTGTCTCATCCTCTTCTAGCAAAAGCTATCCAAG CTTTCAGGTACTTGAGGATAAGAATTGGAGGTTCTTTGCAAGACCAAGTGTTGTATGATGTAGGAAATTTGAATTCTACTTGCCATCCATTTAGAAAGATGAAAGATGGGTTGTTTGGATTTTCAAAGGGATGTTTACACATGAACCGTTGGGATGAGCTGAATCATTTATTCAGTAGAACAGG GGCCATTGTGACATTTAGCTTAAATGCCCTCCATGGTAGGCACCAGATCAGGAAGGGTGTTTGGGGAGGAGCTTGGGATTCAAGTAATGCTTATGATTTTATGAACTACTCCGTCTCAAAGGGATACAAGTTAGATTCATGGGAATTTG GTAATGAATTGAGTGGAAGTGGCATTGGTGCCAGTGTCAGTGCAGAACTCTATGGGAAAGATGTGATCAACCTTAAAGAAATTATCAAGGATTTGTATAAGAAATCTAATTTCAAACCTTCACTTGTAGCACCTGGAGGATTTTATAACCAGCAGTGGTATGCTAAACTTCTTCAGGTTTCAGGTTCAGGCATAGTCAATGTTATGACTCATCATATATACAACTTAGGTGCAG GTTATGTCATTTATAAATCAGAAATCTCCACGTATGGCTTCGAATCTAGTGGAGTATTTTCTTCTGATGGATTGG GTGTTGATCCCAACCTTGTGAATAAGATATTAGATCCCCATCATTTGAGCAAGATATCAGAAACATTCAGTGGTATTGTGCAAACCATTCAACAGAATGGTCCTTGGGCTTCTGCTTGGGTTGGAGAATCTGGAGGTGCCTATAACAGTGGTGGTCGTCATGTGTCTAATACTTTCGTGAATAGCTTTTG GTACTTAGATCAGCTTGGAATGGCAGCCAAGTACCATACAAAGGTATATTGCAGGCAAACATTAATTGGCGGAAACTATGGTCTTCTCAATACAACCACATTTGTTCCCAATCCTGACTATTACAG TGCCCTTTTGTGGCATCGGCTTATGGGGAAAGGTGTTCTAGCTGTTGGAAGTGATGCTTCACCACATCTGCGTGCTTATGCCCATTGCTCAAAAGGACGA GCAGGTATAACTTTACTGCTAATCAATTTAAGCAATCAGACTGATTTTATAATCAGTGTTCGAAATAGTATGACAATGAGATTGCACGTGGAAAAGAAATTAATTCAGAAAGAAAACTCTTTGACGCGTGACCTTAAGAGATCAGTTTCGTGGGTCGGAAATGAAGCATCCAACGGAGCAACCAGGGAGGAGTATCATCTAACTCCGAAAGATGGGTACCTTCGAAGTGAAACCATGGTTCTAAATGGAATCCCATTAAAACTCACTGAAAGTGGAGACATCCCAAGATTGGACCCTGTCCACAATAATGTGAATTCTCCTATATATATAAGTCCTTTGTCCATTTCATTCGTAGTGTTCCCTAATTTTGATGCTCCCTCTTGTGCATAA
- the LOC110636252 gene encoding heparanase-like protein 1 isoform X2 yields MGFCLSLLFFLASLPIIFAQDVKHATIVVDGTVTTAETDDNFICATLDWWPHDKCDYNQCPWHYSSVINLDLSHPLLAKAIQAFRYLRIRIGGSLQDQVLYDVGNLNSTCHPFRKMKDGLFGFSKGCLHMNRWDELNHLFSRTGAIVTFSLNALHGRHQIRKGVWGGAWDSSNAYDFMNYSVSKGYKLDSWEFGNELSGSGIGASVSAELYGKDVINLKEIIKDLYKKSNFKPSLVAPGGFYNQQWYAKLLQVSGSGIVNVMTHHIYNLGAGVDPNLVNKILDPHHLSKISETFSGIVQTIQQNGPWASAWVGESGGAYNSGGRHVSNTFVNSFWYLDQLGMAAKYHTKVYCRQTLIGGNYGLLNTTTFVPNPDYYSALLWHRLMGKGVLAVGSDASPHLRAYAHCSKGRAGITLLLINLSNQTDFIISVRNSMTMRLHVEKKLIQKENSLTRDLKRSVSWVGNEASNGATREEYHLTPKDGYLRSETMVLNGIPLKLTESGDIPRLDPVHNNVNSPIYISPLSISFVVFPNFDAPSCA; encoded by the exons ATGGGATTCTGCCTGTCCTTGCTTTTCTTTCTGGCTTCTCTCCCTATCATATTTGCGCAAGATGTTAAACATGCTACAATTGTGGTTGATGGGACTGTCACAACCGCTGAAACTGATGATAATTTCATATGCGCTACCCTTGATTGGTGGCCTCATGATAAGTGTGACTACAACCAATGTCCATGGCACTATTCATCTGTCATAAATTTG GACTTGTCTCATCCTCTTCTAGCAAAAGCTATCCAAG CTTTCAGGTACTTGAGGATAAGAATTGGAGGTTCTTTGCAAGACCAAGTGTTGTATGATGTAGGAAATTTGAATTCTACTTGCCATCCATTTAGAAAGATGAAAGATGGGTTGTTTGGATTTTCAAAGGGATGTTTACACATGAACCGTTGGGATGAGCTGAATCATTTATTCAGTAGAACAGG GGCCATTGTGACATTTAGCTTAAATGCCCTCCATGGTAGGCACCAGATCAGGAAGGGTGTTTGGGGAGGAGCTTGGGATTCAAGTAATGCTTATGATTTTATGAACTACTCCGTCTCAAAGGGATACAAGTTAGATTCATGGGAATTTG GTAATGAATTGAGTGGAAGTGGCATTGGTGCCAGTGTCAGTGCAGAACTCTATGGGAAAGATGTGATCAACCTTAAAGAAATTATCAAGGATTTGTATAAGAAATCTAATTTCAAACCTTCACTTGTAGCACCTGGAGGATTTTATAACCAGCAGTGGTATGCTAAACTTCTTCAGGTTTCAGGTTCAGGCATAGTCAATGTTATGACTCATCATATATACAACTTAGGTGCAG GTGTTGATCCCAACCTTGTGAATAAGATATTAGATCCCCATCATTTGAGCAAGATATCAGAAACATTCAGTGGTATTGTGCAAACCATTCAACAGAATGGTCCTTGGGCTTCTGCTTGGGTTGGAGAATCTGGAGGTGCCTATAACAGTGGTGGTCGTCATGTGTCTAATACTTTCGTGAATAGCTTTTG GTACTTAGATCAGCTTGGAATGGCAGCCAAGTACCATACAAAGGTATATTGCAGGCAAACATTAATTGGCGGAAACTATGGTCTTCTCAATACAACCACATTTGTTCCCAATCCTGACTATTACAG TGCCCTTTTGTGGCATCGGCTTATGGGGAAAGGTGTTCTAGCTGTTGGAAGTGATGCTTCACCACATCTGCGTGCTTATGCCCATTGCTCAAAAGGACGA GCAGGTATAACTTTACTGCTAATCAATTTAAGCAATCAGACTGATTTTATAATCAGTGTTCGAAATAGTATGACAATGAGATTGCACGTGGAAAAGAAATTAATTCAGAAAGAAAACTCTTTGACGCGTGACCTTAAGAGATCAGTTTCGTGGGTCGGAAATGAAGCATCCAACGGAGCAACCAGGGAGGAGTATCATCTAACTCCGAAAGATGGGTACCTTCGAAGTGAAACCATGGTTCTAAATGGAATCCCATTAAAACTCACTGAAAGTGGAGACATCCCAAGATTGGACCCTGTCCACAATAATGTGAATTCTCCTATATATATAAGTCCTTTGTCCATTTCATTCGTAGTGTTCCCTAATTTTGATGCTCCCTCTTGTGCATAA
- the LOC110636238 gene encoding uncharacterized protein LOC110636238, which produces MENIGEAVDDQGSGWFEVKKKHRSSAKVSMKSWSGGFLGKNSSGFQLNQPSLGEKSGNLCGQYRSRIPKAGANLSIHDCDDVANSALVSNENENDVICTDKAVVKQDSEDGKSPQLSGTNSSAKSGNIQKILDTEKPDVFPKIKWGDLEDDVLVMHHDNNSRAAFKFADTGGNDLAAGKLENSCLMVSEVCSCTNLQENKLMTTSVDVDIFPNQTVAPNKEDIIEMSDMIGPNDVSNSKEKHSEHFEPIDTYLSSTCQSSEAGIVLTLQVPAVVSDVNDSEVSEVSVRSRNLAVVPRDSGSILTGKCDPEISGDAGIVVKLQLPVASAVNESKPSELSVTNGNSDTVLIPLDGESLLPEKSDPEISRDSGIVVKLQLPAISEVNETLISEVSDINGNSNPAIAAHNIESLASEKHGPEVSGESRVTVSAEDSEKKNELLKAQSMNPLEEGDTGESKERFRDRLWCFLFENLNRAVDELYLLCELECDVAQMKEAILVLEEAASDFKELTTRVQEFETVKKSSSQSFDGIPVPLKSDHRRPHALSWEVRRMTTSPHRAEVLSSSLEAFKKIQQERANTLPANNGKTLVLECSNHQNVSDDNVRKSAGKKDMILNARDSIIKSRKQSGGSDFTQGSLNVEKRNVELGRSNKVNFVQNGHVHSHNSSSSYINMSRLPSRDTSAASGAGKSKRESESDKQLHKKEKNLAENTIEKNPKPTEPPRKQIPLSEKDKEKRNSASWKSMDAWKEKRNWEDILSSPFRVSSRISHSPGMSRKSVERARILHDKLMSPEKKKKTGLDLKKEAEEKHARAMRIRSELENERVQKLQRTSEKLNRVNEWQAVRTMKLREGMYARHQRSESRHEAFLAQVVRRAGDESSKVNEVRFITSLNEENKKLMLRQKLHDSELRRAEKLQVIKTKQKEDMAREEAVLERRKLIEAEKLQRLAETQRKKEEAQVRREEERKASSAAREARAIEQLRRREERAKAQQEEAELLAQKLAERLSESEQRRKFYLEQIRERASMDFRDQSSPLLRRSINKEGQGRSTPTISGEVYQENSVTGTGDSTSTLAAGNVTLQHSLKRRIKKIRQRLMALKYEFPEPLVGSENAGIGYRTAVATARAKLGRWLHELQRLRQARKEGAASIGLITAEMIKFLEGKEPELQASRQAGLLDFIASALPASHTSKPEACQVTIHLLKLLRVVLSVPANRSYFLAQNLLPPIIPLLSTALENYIKIAASLNVPGITNLGSSKTSVENFESISEVLDNFLWIVGAVIGHTSSDERELQMQDGLLELLIAYQVIHRLRDLFALYDRPQVEGSPFPSSILLSIHLLVVLTYRPKTYSSIDWESSPIVTVLGFDNQEAKPADVADFVYSTANMTSEECRPPLSVLNGSAVPDVSEDTPVHESCSIDKSDESLSIGKDGEKKPTYSSAELNDADINLKDVSNEFKKFLIEEKDEKHLVNIGAEQKNNNILSMKQPVSSLLSAISETGLVSLPSLLTAVLLQANNRLSSEQGSYVLPSNFEEVATGVLKVLNNLALLDISFMQRMLARPDLKMEFFHLMSFLLSHCTSKWKVASDQVGLLLLESLLLLGYFALFHPENQAVLRWGKSPTILHKVCDLPFVFFSDPELMPVLGGMLVAACYGCEQNKSVVLQELSMDMLLSLLMSCKNVSLAVQANQTLDNLPIEDSGESNQQNSELKKSHGDIPLRSNRYNTKSTRVSLGKASVLGNTVRGSKMRSQRDCKATKIGEEMALKHSPLAPETSVMLHSRFPSSFIDRVEQFFSAGIPSAGEV; this is translated from the exons ATGGAGAACATTGGAGAGGCAGTGGATGATCAGGGCTCAGGATGGTTTGAAGTGAAAAAG AAGCATAGAAGTAGTGCAAAGGTTTCCATGAAGAGTTGGTCCGGGGGATTTTTAGGAAAAAATAGTTCTGGTTTTCAGCTTAATCAGCCCTCATTGGGTGAAAAAAGTGGGAATTTGTGTGGACAATATAGATCTCGGATTCCAAAGGCAGGAGCAAATCTATCCATACATGACTGTGATGATGTTGCTAATTCTGCTTTAGTGTCAAATGAAAACGAAAATGATGTCATCTGCACTGATAAAGCAGTGGTTAAACAAGACAGTGAAGATGGCAAGTCGCCACAGTTGTCTGGTACTAATTCCAGTGCTAAAAGTGGAAATATTCAGAAAATATTAGATACAGAGAAGCCTGATGTGTTTCCCAAAATCAAATGGGGTGATCTAGAGGATGATGTTTTGGTAATGCATCATGATAATAATTCTCGAGCTGCTTTCAAATTTGCTGATACTGGAGGTAATGATTTAGCGGCTGGGAAGCTTGAGAACAGTTGTCTTATGGTTTCTGAAGTTTGTTCTTGCACCAACCTCCAAGAAAACAAACTGATGACAACATCTGTAGATGTAGATATTTTTCCTAATCAAACTGTTGCCCCCAATAAGGAGGACATAATTGAAATGAGTGACATGATTGGTCCAAATGATGTTTCAAATAGCAAGGAAAAACATAGTGAACATTTTGAACCAATAGATACTTATTTAAGTTCTACTTGTCAATCGAGTGAGGCTGGGATAGTTTTGACACTTCAGGTGCCTGCTGTTGTTTCTGATGTAAATGATTCAGAAGTTTCTGAAGTATCAGTTAGAAGTAGGAATTTAGCAGTGGTTCCACGGGACAGTGGGTCGATTCTTACTGGAAAGTGTGATCCTGAAATTTCTGGTGATGCTGGCATTGTGGTGAAACTTCAGTTGCCTGTCGCATCTGCAGTAAATGAGTCAAAACCTTCTGAATTATCAGTTACAAATGGGAATTCTGACACGGTGCTGATTCCTCTGGATGGTGAATCTCTTCTACCTGAAAAAAGTGATCCTGAAATTTCCAGAGATTCTGGGATAGTGGTGAAACTTCAGTTGCCTGCTATATCTGAGGTAAATGAGACACTAATATCTGAAGTATCTGATATAAATGGGAATTCAAATCCAGCAATAGCTGCCCATAATATTGAGTCACTTGCAAGTGAAAAGCATGGACCTGAAGTTTCAGGAGAATCTAGAGTAACAGTTTCTGCTGAGGactctgaaaaaaaaaatgaactgTTGAAGGCCCAGAGTATGAACCCCCTTGAAGAAGGTGACACAGGTGAAAGCAAAGAAAGGTTCAGGGACCGACTTTGGTGCTTTCTGTTTGAGAATCTCAACAGGGCTGTAGATGAACTTTATCTTCTTTGTGAGCTTGAATGTGATGTGGCGCAAATGAAAGAGGCCATTCTTGTTCTTGAGGAGGCTGCATCTGATTTTAAAGAACTGACTACTCGAGTGCAGGAGTTTGAGACTGTGAAAAAGTCCTCTTCTCAATCATTTGATGGGATTCCAGTTCCTTTGAAGTCTGACCATCGCAGGCCACATGCTCTCTCATGGGAG GTTCGGAGAATGACTACTTCACCTCACAGAGCAGAGGTATTATCTTCATCTTTGGAGGCTTTTAAGAAAATTCAACAAGAAAGAGCTAACACGCTTCCAGCCAATAATGGAAAAACCCTGGTACTTGAGTGTTCTAATCACCAAAATGTATCTGATGATAATGTGAGGAAATCAGCAGGTAAAAAGGATATGATACTCAATGCTAGAGATTCAATAATAAAATCAAGGAAACAAAGTGGAGGTTCAGATTTCACTCAGGGTAGTTTGAATGTTGAGAAGCGGAATGTTGAATTAGGCAGGTCCAATAAAGTAAACTTTGTGCAAAATGGTCATGTTCATTCACATAACTCATCCTCATCCTATATCAATATGTCTCGTCTGCCTTCTAGAGATACTTCTGCTGCCTCTGGTGCTGGAAAGAGCAAAAGAGAATCTGAGTCAGACAAGCAACTTCATAAGAAAGAGAAAAATTTGGCTGAAAATACCATTGAGAAAAACCCAAAACCCACTGAACCCCCTCGGAAACAGATTCCACTTTCCGAAAAAGATAAGGAAAAGAGAAATTCTGCTTCATGGAAATCAATGGATGCATGGAAGGAGAAGAGGAATTGGGAGGACATACTTTCATCTCCTTTCCGTGTCTCATCCCGCATATCACATTCACCAGGTATGAGCAGAAAAAGTGTTGAGCGTGCACGTATTTTGCATGATAAACTTATGTCTcctgagaagaagaagaaaactggTTTAGATTTGAAAAAGGAAGCAGAAGAAAAGCATGCACGGGCTATGAGGATTAGAAGTGAGTTGGAGAATGAAAGAGTTCAGAAGCTTCAGCGTACCTCTGAAAAATTAAATCGAGTAAATGAATGGCAGGCTGTACGCACTATGAAGTTACGGGAGGGAATGTATGCTCGCCACCAGCGTAGTGAATCTCGACATGAagcttttctagctcaagttgtcAGGAGAGCTGGCGATGAAAGCAGTAAAGTTAATGAGGTTCGTTTTATTACTTCCTTGAATGAAGAAAATAAGAAGCTTATGTTGCGTCAGAAACTTCATGATTCTGAGTTGAGGAGAGCTGAAAAACTTCAAgtgataaaaacaaaacaaaaagaaGATATGGCTAGAGAGGAAGCTGTTTTAGAACGAAGAAAACTTATTGAAGCTGAAAAGTTGCAGCGTCTTGCTGAGACACAGCGGAAAAAGGAAGAGGCTCAAGTTAGAAGAGAAGAGGAACGCAAAGCATCAAGTGCAGCTCGTGAAGCAAGGGCCATTGAACAGCTTCGGAGGAGGGAGGAGCGTGCCAAAGCCCAGCAAGAAGAAGCTGAATTGCTGGCACAGAAATTAGCTGAGAGACTTAGTGAGAGTGAACAACGTCGTAAGTTTTACCTGGAACAGATACGGGAGAGAGCATCTATGGATTTCAGGGATCAATCTTCACCTTTATTGCGCAGATCCATTAACAAGGAAGGCCAAGGCCGATCTACACCAACTATCAGTGGTGAAGTGTATCAAGAAAACAGTGTTACAGGTACAGGAGATTCTACTTCTACTCTTGCTGCAGGAAATGTCACGCTGCAGCATTCACTGAAGCGACGGATTAAGAAGATTCGGCAAAGACTTATGGCTCTGAAGTATGAATTTCCTGAGCCTCTAGTTGGTTCTGAAAATGCTGGTATTGGATATAGAACTGCAGTGGCAACTGCAAGAGCAAAACTTGGGAGGTGGCTTCATGAACTTCAAAGACTTCGACAGGCAAGAAAAGAAGGGGCTGCAAGCATAGGCCTAATTACTGCTGAGATGATCAAG TTTTTGGAAGGAAAGGAGCCTGAGCTGCAGGCTTCTCGACAAGCAGGTCTGCTTGATTTTATTGCCTCTGCGCTGCCTGCTtctcatacatcaaaacctgaagCTTGCCAGGTTACAATACACCTTCTAAAACTTTTGCGAGTAGTCCTTTCTGTACCTGCAAATCGGAGTTATTTTCTAGCACAAAATCTTTTACCCCCAATCATCCCCTTGCTGTCTACTGCCCTTGAGAACTATATAAAGATTGCAGCATCTTTAAATGTCCCTGGGATTACCAACCTGGGATCAAGCAAAACATCAGTTGAAAATTTTGAGTCAATCTCTGAAGTACTGGATAATTTCTTATGGATCGTTGGAGCTGTTATTGGTCATACAAGTTCTGATGAACGGGAACTCCAAATGCAAGATGGCTTGCTGGAGTTATTGATTGCTTACCAGGTTATTCACCGGTTGCGAGATCTTTTTGCACTTTATGACAGGCCTCAAGTGGAAGGATCACCATTCCCTTCTTCTATTCTCTTAAGCATACATCTGTTGGTCGTTTTAACATACAGACCTAAAACCTATAGTTCCATTGACTGGGAATCTTCTCCAATAGTAACAGTTCTTGGATTTGACAATCAAGAAGCCAAGCCAGCAGATGTTGCTGATTTTGTATATTCCACTGCAAATATGACATCTGAAGAATGCAGACCTCCACTATCTGTATTAAATGGTAGTGCAGTTCCAGATGTATCAGAGGATACACCAGTACATGAATCATGTAGTATAGATAAGAGTGATGAGTCATTATCCATTGGCAAAGATGGTGAAAAGAAGCCAACTTATAGTTCAGCGGAGTTGAATGATGCCGATATTAACTTGAAAGACGTTTCgaatgaattcaaaaaatttctgaTTGAGGAGAAGGATGAAAAACACCTGGTCAACATTGGTGCAGAGCAAAAGAATAATAACATTTTAAGTATGAAGCAGCCAGTATCTTCTCTTCTTTCTGCCATATCTGAAACTGGACTAGTCAGTCTTCCCTCTTTGCTGACAGCCGTGCTATTGCAGGCAAACAATAGATTGTCCTCTGAGCAG GGTTCATATGTCCTTCCATCTAATTTTGAAGAGGTTGCAACTGGAGTGCTGAAGGTTTTGAACAATTTGGCGCTTTTGGATATTTCATTTATGCAGAGAATGCTA GCTAGGCCAGATCTGAAAATGGAATTTTTCCATTTGATGAGTTTTCTTCTTTCTCATTGCACTAGCAAATGGAAAGTAGCTAGTGACCAG GTTGGGTTGCTGCTGCTTGAATCTCTTTTGCTTCTTGGTTATTTTGCCTTGTTTCACCCTGAAAATCAAGCTGTCCTCCGGTGGGGAAAGAGTCCTACAATTCTTCACAAG GTATGCGATCTGCCATTTGTGTTCTTCAGTGATCCTGAGCTGATGCCGGTTTTGGGTGGCATGCTGGTTGCTGCCTGTTATGGGTGTGAGCAGAACAAGTCTGTGGTTCTGCAAGAATTGAGTATGGATATGCTACTCTCCTTGTTAATGTCTTGCAAAAATGTTTCACTGGCGGTTCAAGCCAATCAAACTTTGGACAATTTGCCAATTGAGGATTCTGGCGAAAGTAATCAGCAGAATTCTGAACTGAAAAAATCTCACGGTGATATTCCATTGAGATCCAACCGTTACAACACCAAAAGCACTAGGGTGTCTTTGGGGAAAGCTAGTGTTTTAGGAAATACTGTCAGAGGCAGCAAGATGAGAAGCCAAAGAGATTGTAAAGCAACAAAAATTGGTGAAGAAATGGCCTTGAAGCATAGTCCACTGGCTCCTGAAACTTCTGTGATGTTGCATTCTAGGTTCCCTAGTAGCTTCATTGACAGAGTAGAGCAGTTCTTTTCAGCAGGCATCCCCAGTGCGGGTGAAGTTTAA
- the LOC110639205 gene encoding dolichol-phosphate mannose synthase subunit 3 isoform X2 — protein sequence MKHVVKIMALLVAISSIWVGLLQTSIIPHSHTWLLPIYFVVSLGCYGLLMVGIGLMRFPTCPQEALLLQQDIIEAKEFLKQKGIDVGSD from the exons ATGAAGCATGTTGTCAAGATTATGGCCTTGCTAGTGGCCATTTCTTCCATTTGGGTTGGCCTCTTGCAGACCTCTATTATTCCTCATAGCCATACTTGGTTG CTACCCATCTATTTTGTTGTATCGTTGGGTTGCTATGGTTTATTAATGGTTGGAATTGGTTTAATGCGATTTCCAACTTGCCCTCAAGAAGCACTACTATTGCAGCAG GACATCATCGAGGCCAAAGAATTTCTAAAGCAAAAAGGGATTGATGTTGGCTCGGATTGA
- the LOC110639205 gene encoding dolichol-phosphate mannose synthase subunit 3 isoform X1 — protein sequence MWTELCFSYLITCPMKHVVKIMALLVAISSIWVGLLQTSIIPHSHTWLLPIYFVVSLGCYGLLMVGIGLMRFPTCPQEALLLQQDIIEAKEFLKQKGIDVGSD from the exons ATGTG GACAGAGCTGTGTTTTTCATATCTTATTACCTGCCCAATGAAGCATGTTGTCAAGATTATGGCCTTGCTAGTGGCCATTTCTTCCATTTGGGTTGGCCTCTTGCAGACCTCTATTATTCCTCATAGCCATACTTGGTTG CTACCCATCTATTTTGTTGTATCGTTGGGTTGCTATGGTTTATTAATGGTTGGAATTGGTTTAATGCGATTTCCAACTTGCCCTCAAGAAGCACTACTATTGCAGCAG GACATCATCGAGGCCAAAGAATTTCTAAAGCAAAAAGGGATTGATGTTGGCTCGGATTGA